One Erysipelothrix amsterdamensis DNA window includes the following coding sequences:
- a CDS encoding GyrI-like domain-containing protein gives MNLFIREDIRTNSLDDPEFEQKLASMWERFNTSLPHYDAAKYAVYTDYKTDYKGLYSLGLATEYEQTSELLVVDDRNDYQVFPVDITDDFGILNTWKLIWSLETSGKLNRAYTIDFEKYYEDGRIDIFIAVE, from the coding sequence ATGAATTTATTTATAAGAGAAGATATTCGTACAAATAGTCTTGATGATCCAGAGTTTGAACAAAAACTTGCTTCAATGTGGGAGCGGTTTAACACATCATTACCACATTATGATGCAGCAAAATATGCAGTTTACACGGATTACAAGACAGACTATAAAGGATTGTATTCACTTGGACTTGCGACAGAATATGAACAAACGAGTGAATTATTGGTTGTGGATGATCGCAATGATTATCAAGTATTTCCTGTTGATATAACAGATGATTTCGGTATTCTGAATACGTGGAAATTAATTTGGTCGTTGGAGACATCAGGGAAATTAAACCGTGCTTATACAATTGATTTTGAAAAATATTATGAGGATGGTCGTATTGATATTTTTATCGCCGTAGAATAA
- a CDS encoding FtsX-like permease family protein, with amino-acid sequence MYLKIALRNVKKSYKDYSVYFITLTFSVALFYIFGSFEQQSSILKMTSGQGQAVQALVTTMNVMSAIISVVFAFLILYANQFLIRRRQKELGLYTLLGMPKKTISKILTYETLYIGVISLLSGLILGYVGSQLTAIASARLLKANVNYHFIFSIKATIKTILSFSAIFIIVLLFNGKVVRKHKVIELFQAERVNETTENKHPIILFIIGIVLLVLAYKWALVPIHLVLFMPFIIALGSFATFIVFKALSGFMLKFMQMNQRIYFKNLNVFVFRQVASKVNTTYKMMAVVSLLLLFGIATLATGFNLNSVMDEQVKRNTPFDYTLMIPYSTSNRDRDVETFLGQQKADALVSMNIYNSEYTVEVLQNIVEVGKNEQTPRLYLADLNDYNTMRELHGLPTIALKNQTVYPYGLKHNYKDYKSNTRLISLGNEVLDVIDDQNITDMSVRNGDFNDIILFMSTETLQKIQSAQTNPVTMTTIYNINADQSAVVQTSIEQKLLELGYDQNDIISVSSEELFEMLLGIELVFTFMGLYLGVVFLISSGVILALQQLSEANDNQARYRVLSKLGTDSKMINQSIFKQVALYFFIPLLLAAIHAWVGIRAVNVNLDLAGLKASSIVPTCLTCFGVMAIYLIYFSATYFGSKSIIKGN; translated from the coding sequence ATGTATTTAAAAATAGCACTTAGAAATGTTAAGAAAAGTTACAAAGATTACTCTGTATATTTTATTACGCTCACCTTCTCGGTAGCCTTATTCTATATATTTGGTTCGTTTGAACAACAATCATCTATTTTAAAAATGACATCGGGCCAAGGTCAAGCTGTTCAAGCATTGGTGACCACCATGAACGTGATGTCGGCAATCATTTCAGTCGTTTTTGCATTTTTAATTCTTTATGCAAATCAGTTTCTCATTCGTCGTCGTCAAAAAGAACTGGGCCTGTATACATTACTCGGAATGCCTAAAAAAACAATTTCTAAAATTTTAACGTATGAAACACTTTATATTGGTGTTATCTCATTATTATCAGGATTGATTCTAGGATATGTTGGGTCACAACTTACCGCGATCGCGAGTGCGCGACTTTTGAAGGCAAATGTAAACTATCATTTTATTTTTTCTATTAAAGCAACAATTAAAACAATCCTGAGCTTTTCCGCAATCTTTATTATTGTTTTATTATTCAATGGTAAAGTAGTTCGAAAACACAAAGTTATTGAACTGTTTCAAGCAGAACGCGTAAATGAAACCACCGAAAACAAACATCCGATAATACTATTTATCATTGGTATCGTGCTTCTCGTTCTTGCATATAAGTGGGCATTAGTACCCATTCATCTCGTACTATTCATGCCCTTTATAATTGCTTTGGGTTCATTCGCTACTTTTATCGTTTTTAAAGCACTTTCTGGATTTATGCTTAAGTTTATGCAAATGAATCAACGTATCTATTTTAAGAATTTAAACGTATTTGTATTTCGACAAGTTGCCTCAAAAGTGAATACCACCTACAAAATGATGGCGGTGGTTAGTCTCTTACTTCTGTTTGGTATTGCAACACTTGCGACAGGATTTAATTTAAATTCGGTTATGGATGAACAGGTAAAGCGTAATACGCCTTTTGATTACACTTTGATGATTCCATATTCAACAAGCAATCGTGATCGTGACGTTGAGACATTTCTCGGTCAACAAAAAGCCGACGCTTTGGTATCCATGAACATCTATAATTCAGAATATACGGTGGAAGTTTTACAAAATATCGTTGAGGTTGGTAAAAACGAACAAACACCGCGTCTTTATTTAGCGGATCTTAATGACTACAATACAATGCGTGAACTTCATGGTTTACCTACGATTGCTCTTAAGAACCAAACAGTCTACCCTTATGGTTTAAAACATAATTACAAAGATTATAAATCCAACACGAGATTGATCAGCTTAGGGAATGAAGTTTTGGATGTGATTGACGATCAAAACATTACGGATATGAGTGTAAGAAATGGCGACTTCAATGATATTATCTTGTTTATGAGTACAGAAACACTACAGAAAATACAATCAGCTCAAACAAACCCGGTTACGATGACTACAATTTATAACATCAATGCAGATCAGAGTGCAGTGGTTCAAACATCAATTGAACAGAAACTTTTGGAACTTGGGTATGATCAAAATGATATCATAAGCGTTAGTTCGGAAGAACTTTTTGAGATGTTATTGGGGATTGAATTGGTATTTACCTTTATGGGACTTTACCTGGGTGTTGTCTTTTTGATTAGTAGTGGTGTTATTCTTGCCCTCCAACAACTTTCAGAGGCGAACGATAATCAGGCGCGCTACAGAGTTCTTTCCAAACTGGGTACTGATTCCAAGATGATAAATCAATCAATCTTTAAACAAGTTGCACTATACTTTTTTATACCACTCTTACTGGCAGCAATTCATGCTTGGGTGGGCATTCGCGCTGTGAATGTAAACTTAGACTTAGCAGGGTTAAAAGCAAGTAGTATTGTCCCTACATGCTTAACATGTTTTGGTGTAATGGCAATCTATTTAATCTACTTTAGCGCAACCTATTTTGGAAGTAAGTCAATTATTAAAGGAAACTAG
- a CDS encoding translation initiation factor IF-2 produces MKTHLKTMIRSYEIRNDKRREHDEKTQNKPMLSEMSAEEQAIGQALSSFVITTIITL; encoded by the coding sequence ATGAAAACACACTTAAAAACTATGATAAGAAGTTATGAAATCAGAAATGATAAACGAAGAGAACACGATGAAAAGACGCAAAACAAACCCATGCTTTCCGAAATGAGTGCAGAGGAACAAGCAATCGGACAAGCTTTATCAAGTTTTGTGATTACAACGATTATTACGTTATAA
- a CDS encoding FtsX-like permease family protein has product MYSKLALRNVKKSYRDFFIYFITLTFSVSLFYVFSSFGAQASIMNLSTSQGSMVEALIRIMNAMSIVAAVVFAFLILYANHFLIKRRHQELGVYTLLGMPKRYISRILIYETLYIGVFSLGSGLLLGLALSQITTLLSAKVLSVSTQYHFVFSMSATFKTILCFMMIFIVVMIFNGVILNKYKLIDLLRSKRQNETLKVRKTWMSVVIFILACVLIGYAYKLALKPLELIRLLPLVLVTGALGTFMLFLSFSGFMLKFMQINQKRYNKGLNSFVFRQVSAKISSTYKMMSVITLMLLIAIGALATAFNLNYVLGNEVEKATGYDVSVVVSGSEGQDYSSLFEDVVGLKNHVSASIYDLGLEAEAMGMHEDIYRNQRILFMTQSDFNALRMHEGFEPIDLSEQEIFFQKAPTAGLQNTDLVKLKSIEVLGESFNLQANHDVKPVRVANGSMIHGALFVVNDSYLPTLKSQMISNDAWNQNTFVYNIDVDGAQNVLVSTIQDSLEGKSLGLYHSIISSDEVKESMNGTELLFTYVGLYLGLVFLLSSVVVLALQQLSEASDNQARYRVLSKLGADSKLIKNSILKQISIYFFLPLIIALIHAYVGIKAMNVNLNLAGLAPDTMMPAILTTSAIIVMYLVYFIITCVSSKVITLED; this is encoded by the coding sequence ATGTACTCTAAACTCGCGCTTCGTAATGTTAAGAAGAGCTATCGAGATTTCTTTATCTATTTCATTACTTTAACCTTCTCGGTATCTCTTTTCTACGTTTTTTCTTCCTTTGGAGCACAGGCTTCGATTATGAATTTAAGTACATCGCAAGGATCGATGGTTGAAGCATTAATTCGTATTATGAATGCGATGTCGATTGTTGCTGCGGTTGTGTTTGCCTTCCTAATTCTTTACGCGAATCATTTTTTAATTAAGCGTCGTCATCAGGAATTGGGTGTCTATACTTTATTAGGTATGCCCAAACGTTATATATCTCGCATACTCATCTATGAAACGCTTTATATCGGTGTGTTCTCATTAGGATCAGGATTACTCTTGGGTCTTGCCTTATCACAAATTACAACGCTTTTGAGTGCTAAGGTTTTAAGTGTTTCAACACAATATCATTTTGTATTTTCCATGTCCGCCACGTTTAAAACAATATTATGCTTTATGATGATTTTTATCGTTGTAATGATTTTTAACGGCGTGATCTTGAATAAGTACAAGTTAATCGATCTTCTACGTTCGAAGCGTCAAAATGAGACGCTTAAAGTGCGCAAAACTTGGATGAGTGTTGTAATCTTTATCCTGGCATGTGTGCTTATTGGATATGCTTACAAACTTGCATTAAAACCTTTAGAACTGATTCGTTTGCTTCCCTTAGTCCTTGTGACAGGAGCGTTGGGAACCTTTATGTTGTTCCTTTCTTTTTCTGGGTTTATGCTTAAGTTTATGCAGATAAATCAAAAACGCTACAACAAGGGTTTAAACAGTTTTGTTTTTCGTCAGGTAAGTGCGAAAATTAGTTCGACATACAAAATGATGTCAGTAATTACCCTCATGCTCTTGATCGCAATCGGTGCCCTTGCGACGGCATTCAATTTAAATTATGTTCTCGGCAATGAAGTTGAGAAAGCAACTGGATATGATGTCAGTGTTGTTGTTTCGGGATCTGAAGGTCAAGATTACTCAAGTTTATTTGAAGATGTTGTGGGGCTTAAAAATCATGTCTCTGCATCGATTTATGATCTTGGACTTGAAGCAGAGGCTATGGGAATGCATGAAGATATTTATCGTAATCAACGCATTCTCTTTATGACACAGTCTGATTTTAATGCATTACGGATGCATGAAGGGTTTGAACCAATTGATCTATCAGAACAAGAAATCTTTTTCCAAAAAGCGCCAACGGCAGGTTTACAAAACACCGACTTAGTGAAACTAAAATCGATTGAAGTGCTTGGTGAATCGTTCAATCTTCAAGCAAATCATGATGTTAAACCTGTAAGAGTTGCGAATGGATCCATGATTCATGGTGCACTTTTTGTAGTAAATGATTCCTACCTTCCAACTTTGAAATCACAGATGATCTCAAACGATGCGTGGAATCAAAACACATTTGTGTATAACATCGATGTTGATGGAGCACAGAATGTACTTGTTTCTACGATTCAAGACAGTCTCGAAGGAAAATCTTTGGGATTGTACCATTCCATCATAAGTTCTGATGAAGTGAAAGAATCCATGAATGGAACAGAACTATTATTTACTTATGTTGGACTTTACTTAGGACTTGTCTTCTTGTTGAGTAGTGTGGTTGTCTTAGCCCTCCAACAACTTTCAGAAGCCAGTGACAATCAAGCACGTTATCGTGTACTTTCAAAACTTGGAGCAGATTCCAAACTCATTAAGAACTCTATTCTTAAACAAATTTCAATATACTTCTTTTTACCGCTTATCATTGCGTTAATTCACGCCTATGTCGGTATTAAGGCGATGAATGTGAACTTGAATCTTGCAGGACTCGCACCCGATACCATGATGCCTGCAATACTCACAACCAGTGCAATTATTGTAATGTATCTTGTATATTTCATCATTACCTGTGTCTCAAGTAAAGTCATTACCCTTGAAGATTAA
- a CDS encoding ABC transporter ATP-binding protein, whose amino-acid sequence MTTILDVNNIEKYYGKKGNITKALDGVSFTIEKGEFVGIMGPSGSGKTTLLNCISTIDSVTSGTIGVNGQNITKLKKDHLQRFRREQLGFIFQDFNLLDTLTAYENIALALTIQNINHKEIDQRIQSVARLLDIEEVLQKFPYQMSGGQQQRVASARALITNPSLVLADEPTGALDSKSSRMLLEKLQELNEQEQATIMMVTHDAFSASYAKRILFIKDGKIFNELVRGNDSRKEFFDKIIDVVTLLGGDSANVL is encoded by the coding sequence ATGACAACAATACTAGATGTAAACAATATCGAAAAATACTACGGTAAAAAAGGAAATATTACCAAGGCACTTGATGGTGTCTCATTCACAATTGAAAAAGGGGAGTTTGTAGGAATTATGGGACCATCAGGTTCTGGTAAAACGACGCTTCTTAATTGCATTTCCACAATTGACTCGGTGACCAGCGGTACCATTGGTGTGAATGGTCAAAATATTACAAAACTTAAGAAAGATCACTTACAACGATTCCGACGTGAACAACTTGGTTTTATCTTCCAAGATTTTAATTTACTGGATACACTGACTGCATATGAGAATATAGCTTTAGCGCTCACAATTCAAAATATAAATCATAAAGAAATTGATCAACGCATTCAAAGTGTTGCCCGTCTTTTGGATATCGAAGAGGTTCTTCAAAAATTTCCATATCAAATGTCAGGTGGACAACAACAACGTGTCGCTTCGGCCCGTGCATTAATCACTAACCCAAGTCTTGTTTTAGCGGATGAACCGACAGGAGCATTAGACTCAAAATCAAGTCGTATGTTGCTTGAGAAACTTCAAGAATTAAACGAACAAGAACAAGCAACAATCATGATGGTAACCCATGATGCCTTCAGTGCAAGTTATGCGAAACGCATTCTTTTCATCAAAGACGGAAAAATCTTTAATGAATTGGTACGAGGAAATGATAGTCGTAAAGAATTTTTTGATAAGATTATTGACGTTGTAACCTTACTTGGAGGCGATTCCGCTAATGTACTCTAA
- a CDS encoding sensor histidine kinase, with amino-acid sequence MKTKDFLADKAYLLILVGVLEVVVLFFLTAVGVQHEIVGIVMFLLGLVLVVVLVVEFSRRKRFYDELLMNLEGLDQKYLLTEMIPEGCFLDATLWIEVMEEVNKSMADRVSDYKRRQEDYKEYIELWIHEVKTPLAGAKLIASNHSSAEMNLLMREMSHVENYLEQVLFYARSSSLEKDYMIQALNLNTHIRNVIKELAPIFIQRKIQIELDVTEANVYSDPKWLEFMIKQVLSNSLKYVDEGEGIVHVTTSIQEHSISLIICDNGPGIPVGDLERVFERGFTGERGRQNKQATGMGLYLVKTLSRKLNLDVKIESHEGTCVTFVFPKSQMMFK; translated from the coding sequence ATGAAAACTAAAGATTTTTTGGCGGATAAAGCATATCTTCTGATTCTTGTTGGGGTTTTGGAAGTGGTTGTTTTGTTTTTCCTAACAGCAGTGGGTGTTCAACATGAAATTGTTGGGATTGTTATGTTTCTACTGGGCTTGGTGTTGGTTGTGGTATTGGTGGTAGAGTTTTCACGCCGAAAACGATTTTATGATGAACTGTTGATGAATTTGGAAGGTTTGGACCAAAAGTATCTTTTGACGGAAATGATTCCTGAGGGTTGTTTTTTGGACGCGACGCTTTGGATTGAAGTGATGGAAGAAGTGAATAAGTCGATGGCTGATCGTGTCAGTGATTATAAGCGTCGTCAAGAAGACTACAAAGAATATATTGAACTTTGGATCCATGAAGTTAAAACGCCCTTGGCCGGTGCAAAGTTAATTGCTTCGAACCATTCAAGTGCGGAGATGAATTTGTTGATGCGTGAAATGAGTCATGTTGAAAATTACCTTGAACAGGTGCTCTTTTATGCACGATCAAGTTCACTTGAAAAAGATTATATGATTCAAGCGCTCAATTTAAATACACACATTCGTAATGTGATTAAAGAACTCGCACCCATTTTTATTCAACGAAAGATACAAATTGAATTGGATGTAACCGAAGCAAATGTTTATAGTGATCCGAAGTGGCTTGAGTTTATGATAAAACAAGTGCTTTCTAATTCCTTAAAGTATGTGGATGAGGGCGAAGGCATTGTTCATGTTACAACTTCAATCCAAGAACATTCAATATCACTTATAATCTGTGATAATGGTCCAGGAATACCTGTAGGAGATTTAGAACGTGTCTTTGAGCGCGGGTTTACTGGTGAGCGTGGACGTCAAAATAAACAAGCGACAGGTATGGGCTTGTATCTTGTGAAAACCTTAAGCCGTAAACTCAATTTGGACGTTAAAATTGAGAGTCATGAGGGAACCTGTGTAACCTTTGTATTTCCAAAATCACAAATGATGTTTAAGTAA
- a CDS encoding response regulator transcription factor, whose protein sequence is MYKIMIIEDNDTIRNELSSFLKKNGYETTLITDFKNVMETFKQEVADCVLLDLSLPKVEGHYLAKEIRKISAVPIIVVTSRNSTMDELMSMNLGADDFITKPYNLQILLARLQSVLRRAYEKNDNAVTVLRGVELDTPRGMVRYMGQEQELTKNELRILSYLIANKGSIVSRQDLMQYLWNTDWFVDDNTLTVNINRLRKKLEEIGIVDFIETKRGMGYTIHEN, encoded by the coding sequence ATGTATAAAATCATGATCATTGAAGATAACGATACGATTCGTAATGAATTGAGCAGTTTCTTAAAAAAGAACGGATATGAGACAACCCTCATTACTGATTTTAAAAACGTTATGGAAACGTTTAAACAAGAGGTGGCTGATTGTGTGCTTTTGGATTTATCACTTCCAAAAGTTGAAGGTCACTATCTTGCAAAAGAAATCCGTAAAATCAGTGCCGTTCCGATTATTGTCGTAACAAGTCGAAACAGTACGATGGATGAACTTATGTCGATGAACTTAGGAGCGGACGATTTTATTACCAAACCATATAATTTACAAATCCTATTGGCACGATTACAATCTGTTTTACGACGTGCTTATGAAAAAAATGATAACGCAGTAACTGTGCTTAGGGGTGTAGAGTTGGATACACCCCGTGGAATGGTACGCTATATGGGACAAGAACAAGAACTTACGAAAAATGAATTACGAATTCTTTCATATTTGATTGCGAATAAGGGGAGTATTGTTTCACGTCAAGATCTAATGCAGTACCTATGGAATACGGATTGGTTTGTGGATGATAATACCTTGACAGTAAATATTAATCGATTACGCAAGAAACTTGAGGAAATTGGAATTGTGGACTTTATCGAGACAAAGCGTGGGATGGGATATACAATTCATGAAAACTAA
- a CDS encoding CorA family divalent cation transporter, translating into MNLIIYQDAHTLSLPEYIRQSLTDKAELAHIRLLNGNFYIILNYPSSPENIQPICIEQIGLDFNLYCHESVSFSSDVRNTSLTDLLLHTLKNYEVMVQVINAKLSEYEESMENLVTKANIKALFSLSRKLIRYQTAINAIGDVTNYIVEAKPEALWLSELSSEYTNIRIEVNQLVQNIEMYQQIINSIVDVSESLFSNRLNKIMQTLTSITLVLSVPTFITSFYGMNIDLPFQDHPHALLIVFMFSFFLTLGVVIFLRKKDYF; encoded by the coding sequence ATGAATCTTATAATCTATCAAGACGCTCACACACTTTCGCTCCCTGAATACATCCGTCAATCCTTAACGGATAAAGCAGAGCTTGCACATATACGACTCCTTAATGGTAATTTCTATATTATTCTTAACTATCCCAGTTCACCCGAGAACATTCAACCCATCTGTATTGAACAAATCGGTTTGGACTTTAATCTCTATTGTCATGAGTCCGTCTCTTTTTCGTCGGATGTTCGAAATACTTCCTTAACGGACCTTCTCTTGCATACGCTTAAAAACTACGAAGTCATGGTCCAAGTTATTAACGCCAAACTTTCTGAATATGAAGAGTCGATGGAGAATCTTGTTACGAAAGCAAACATTAAAGCACTTTTTAGCTTAAGTCGTAAGTTAATCCGATATCAAACAGCGATTAATGCTATTGGTGATGTTACTAACTATATCGTCGAAGCAAAACCCGAAGCCCTTTGGCTATCTGAACTTTCTTCTGAATACACAAACATCCGAATTGAAGTCAATCAATTAGTTCAAAATATCGAGATGTATCAACAAATTATTAACTCTATTGTTGATGTATCGGAATCACTTTTTTCAAATCGTTTAAATAAAATTATGCAAACACTCACATCAATTACGCTTGTACTCTCAGTACCAACATTCATCACAAGTTTTTATGGCATGAACATCGACTTACCATTTCAAGATCACCCGCATGCTCTATTAATTGTTTTTATGTTTAGTTTTTTCTTAACTCTTGGGGTAGTCATATTCCTGCGTAAAAAAGACTACTTCTAA
- a CDS encoding LexA family protein — MTLQELVSIFRARHELSLEEVGDAVGVSKSTVSRWEAGIIKKISLEKQERLSDLFKINVPDYLVYHFFKPVLGVVRAGYDLLAHQDIIAYEEVSKREYDQGDYFLKVVGDSMTGSRIYEGDLIFIKKTQDIVSGDIAVVLIQGDEVTVKRVILKDDLMILEATNPDYPTQYYNAEEVLMLPVEVIGKVLNVRVDF; from the coding sequence ATGACATTACAAGAATTGGTTTCGATTTTTAGAGCACGGCATGAATTATCGTTAGAAGAAGTGGGGGATGCAGTAGGTGTAAGTAAATCGACGGTGTCTCGGTGGGAAGCAGGAATTATAAAAAAGATATCTTTAGAGAAGCAAGAACGCTTGTCAGATTTATTTAAAATCAATGTTCCGGATTATTTGGTTTATCATTTTTTTAAACCCGTTCTCGGTGTTGTAAGAGCAGGGTATGACTTATTAGCCCATCAAGATATTATTGCTTATGAAGAAGTTTCAAAACGGGAGTATGATCAAGGGGATTATTTTTTGAAGGTTGTGGGTGATTCCATGACGGGATCGCGTATTTATGAGGGTGATTTGATTTTCATAAAAAAAACGCAAGACATCGTCTCGGGTGACATCGCTGTTGTTTTAATTCAAGGCGATGAAGTGACGGTCAAGCGTGTTATTTTAAAAGATGATTTGATGATACTTGAGGCAACCAACCCGGACTATCCCACGCAATATTACAATGCAGAAGAAGTGTTGATGTTGCCGGTAGAAGTGATTGGGAAAGTCTTAAATGTTCGTGTCGATTTTTAG
- the dinB gene encoding DNA polymerase IV, translating to MKQRYILHCDIDYCFAQIEIMKNPSLADVPMCVGGDESKRHGIVLARNPIAKAKGVKTAETLNEARRKCPGLVIVPPSFDDYLTISNQVKDIYREYTDKVESFGIDEAWVDISDSLLLFGKPGDIATEIRKRIKTEIGLTVSIGMSFNKIFAKLGSDLNKPDGLTILMESHVKSMIWPLPVQDLLYVGPSTQKSLNKMGIRTIGDLACADENQLHTHIGKMGSLLKSFANGDDTSEVNPHTDPAKSVGNGMTTPQDLVSIEEVRRVLFVLAESVSSRCRNIEKKGSVLRICIRNNQLETLSRQKKLNQPTNTVDQIVNESLFLIERYWDQKQPLRSITITLSDLVSTTQPIQLSLFDEPVSAIDETLDSIRDRFGHHAIKRANVLLQKNLEKRNPKAHITSFGHNQ from the coding sequence ATGAAACAACGCTATATTCTACATTGTGATATTGACTACTGTTTTGCGCAAATTGAAATTATGAAAAACCCTTCCTTAGCCGATGTTCCAATGTGTGTTGGTGGTGATGAATCAAAACGACACGGTATCGTCCTAGCACGAAATCCGATAGCAAAGGCCAAGGGTGTGAAAACCGCAGAGACCTTAAATGAAGCTCGACGAAAATGTCCCGGTCTTGTGATTGTCCCTCCTTCATTTGATGACTACCTAACGATAAGTAATCAAGTTAAAGACATTTATCGCGAATATACGGATAAAGTTGAATCGTTTGGAATTGATGAAGCATGGGTTGATATTTCAGACTCTTTATTACTCTTTGGAAAACCGGGGGATATCGCCACCGAAATCCGCAAACGAATTAAAACAGAAATTGGTTTAACCGTCTCAATCGGTATGAGTTTTAATAAGATATTTGCGAAACTTGGATCCGATTTGAATAAACCTGATGGGCTAACGATTCTTATGGAATCTCATGTGAAATCGATGATTTGGCCGCTTCCCGTCCAAGATTTACTCTACGTTGGTCCTAGCACCCAAAAGAGTTTAAATAAAATGGGCATTCGCACCATTGGTGATCTTGCATGTGCGGATGAAAATCAGTTACACACTCATATTGGCAAAATGGGGAGTTTACTAAAGTCTTTTGCGAATGGTGATGATACTTCAGAGGTGAATCCACACACCGACCCTGCCAAATCAGTCGGTAATGGCATGACCACCCCGCAAGACCTTGTCTCAATCGAAGAAGTCCGACGCGTTTTATTTGTACTTGCGGAGTCTGTTTCAAGCCGGTGTCGTAACATTGAGAAAAAGGGAAGTGTCTTACGAATATGCATTCGTAATAACCAGCTTGAAACCCTATCAAGACAAAAGAAACTCAATCAACCTACTAATACGGTCGATCAAATTGTGAATGAATCGCTTTTCCTCATCGAACGCTATTGGGACCAAAAACAGCCTTTACGCAGTATCACCATTACACTTAGTGATCTCGTTTCCACCACCCAACCCATTCAACTATCTCTCTTTGATGAACCAGTATCCGCAATTGATGAAACCTTAGACAGCATTCGAGATCGCTTTGGACATCATGCCATCAAACGAGCCAATGTCCTGCTTCAAAAAAACCTCGAGAAACGAAACCCCAAAGCTCATATCACCAGTTTTGGTCATAACCAATAA